A region of Pseudopipra pipra isolate bDixPip1 chromosome 10, bDixPip1.hap1, whole genome shotgun sequence DNA encodes the following proteins:
- the KLHL30 gene encoding kelch-like protein 30 isoform X2, translating to MGGGDGSARAVPLRAGSGVQVLPKNSLWPPVPANPVSRGVSLPSAGTVTTSLPRAGRGCGALGNPRLALLGCCLPGPAAILSTMVRNVDDFDFCLPSHAQGVLEGLQQLRTNPKLADVTLVVGGQEFPCHRGVLALCSHYFYAMFSGDFAESIAARVELKEVDPSALEMLLNFAYTGKVTINQGNVEGLMRTSSQLHFPAIQKVCSRYLRQQMDATNCLGICEFGESHGCPEVSSKAWSFLQENFEAVSLQEEFLQLSKERLATYLSNDQLQVQEERSLVEAVLRWVRHDPGPRAQFLPELLELTHLVSLPDQYLQNLLATEPLVRDSDAIKALVARSCTMGQSNTGAPKNAPTPPQKLEEVLVVVGGRVLEDGEDEGRELEMPAASRNFAFYNPKSKRWMALPDFPDYNKWGFSLVTLNNDVYVTGGSRGSQNDTWSTTQAWCFCPRDGLWKPIASMLRARTNHTSAVLNGEIYVIGGTTVDVVEVERYDPYNKSWCAISPALKYVSNFAAASCSGKLYLVGSCAVKYNALTLQCYNPVQGAAPACAP from the exons ATGGGCGGTGGCGACGGCTCTGCCCGTGCGGTGCCTTTAAGAGCAGGGAGCGGTGTCCAGGTGCTGCCTAAAAATAGCCTGTGGCCCCCTGTCCCGGCTAATCCCGTGTCGCGCGGCGTGTCCCTGCCCAGCGCCGGGACGGTGACCACTTCCCTCCCGCGGGCCGGCCGGGGCTGTGGAGCGCTG GGAAACCCTCGCCTCGCTCTGCTCGGGTGCTGCCTGCCAGGCCCCGCGGCCATCCTCAGCACCATGGTGAGGAATGTGGACGACTTTGACTTCTGCCTGCCTTCACACGCCCAGGGCgtgctggaggggctgcagcagctgcgcACCAACCCTAAACTGGCCGATGTGACACTGGTGGTGGGTGGGCAGGAGTTCCCTTGCCACCGTGGCGTCCTGGCCCTCTGCAGCCATTACTTCTATGCCATGTTCTCTGGAGACTTTGCCGAGAGCATCGCGGCGCGGGTGGAGCTGAAGGAGGTAGATCCCAGTGCACTGGAGATGCTGCTCAACTTCGCCTACACAGGGAAGGTCACCATCAACCAGGGCAACGTGGAAGGGCTGATGCGGAcctccagccagctccactTCCCTGCTATCCAGAAGGTCTGCAGCCGCTACCTCCGGCAGCAGATGGACGCCACCAACTGCCTAGGTATCTGTGAGTTCGGTGAGAGCCACGGCTGCCCTGAGGTCTCCTCCAAGGCTTGGTCTTTCTTGCAGGAGAACTTTGAAGCCGTCTCTCTGCAGGAGGAGTTCCTCCAGCTCTCCAAGGAGAGGTTGGCCACCTACCTCTCCAATGACCAGCTGCAGGTGCAGGAGGAACGTAGCCTGGTCGAGGCTGTGCTACGCTGGGTACGCCACGACCCAGGGCCCCGAGCTCAGTTCCTGCCCGAGCTGCTGGAGCTGACCCACCTGGTCTCGCTGCCTGACCAGTACCTGCAGAACCTACTTGCCACTGAGCCCCTTGTGCGTGACTCAGATGCCATTAAGGCCCTCGTCGCTCGATCCTGCACCATG GGGCAGAGCAACACTGGTGCCCCGAAGAACGCCCCAACCCCACCACAGAAGCTGGAGGAGGTGCTGGTGGTGGTTGGCGGCCGTGTGCTGGAGGATGGTGAAGAtgaggggagggagctggagatGCCAGCTGCCTCCAGGAACTTTGCCTTCTACAACCCCAAAAGTA AGCGATGGATGGCTCTGCCCGACTTCCCTGATTACAACAAATGGGGCTTTTCCCTGGTGACTCTGAACAACgatgtgtatgtcacag GCGGCTCCCGGGGGTCCCAGAATGATACGTGGTCAACGACCCAGGCATGGTGCTTCTGCCCCAGGGACGGCCTCTGGAAGCCCATCGCTTCCATGCTGAGAGCCCGGACAAACCACACCAGTGCTGTCCTCAATGGTGAGATCTACGTCATTGGGG GGACGACGGTGGACGTGGTGGAGGTGGAGCGCTATGACCCCTACAACAAGAGCTGGTGTGCCATCAGCCCAGCCCTCAAGTACGTGAGCAATTTTGCAGCCGCCAGCTGCTCGGGCAAGCTCTACCTGGTGGGCTCCTGTGCCGTCAAGTACAATGCGCTCACCCTGCAGTGCTACAACCCTGTCCAAG GTGCAGCTCCTGCATGTGCTCCATGA
- the ESPNL gene encoding espin-like protein isoform X2, with product MDPSRSVPAELKFRKPSQRARIPAPFLAHPDGVAGPAGPPGSDPAEADVDSLVPTHDERGRLIPEWKRQVMVRRLRARLWDEAAGGQDAAAWSFSPSHQAMLGPFGELLTEADLHQLERAVESLRLRRRGEVYQGELRRLVRELRALLPAPLLSISVRSPPPAPGQPLPLWCGRLAGAVSSLAALLGHAEGVWGSRAVAAAPVADPAPLAAGVQPREPAGSLAQREIRQCGVCVRSLRGAFEPAWGAAGAAPAGGGEAEAASDSGISCEEAFSDGGGTGPGPGPGPGPVCGSLRKERIVMLFLSHWRRSAYAPPRPAGDPRQTAGSGAARLERQRAAIQRLLGSWRDAVCRRPPPPPPAPALLSPEQFVAAAGGGPAEYESLSLEMFMLGYFRILEQELPPEERRGRHLLCFEVFEQLGRHGWRAVRAFHRAVTDEIAAGRRSWRDGFDDIKARYFGSSQSPAQRPGEAGEEGEEICRYIDRSFAFWKEKEAEIFSLEE from the exons atggaccccagcaggtcGGTGCCGGCGGAGCTGAAGTTCCGCAAGCCCTCTCAGCGGGCCAGGATCCCGGCGCCCTTCCTCGCCCACCCG GACGGGGTGGCTGGGCCGGCGGGACCCCCCGGGTCGGACCCCGCGGAGGCGGACGTGGACTCCCTTGTGCCCACGCACGACGAGCGGGGCCGGCTCATCCCCGAGTGGAAGCGGCAGGTGATGGTGCGGCGGCTGCGGGCCCGGCTGTGGGACGAGGCGGCGGGAGGGCAG GATGCAGCCGCCTGGAGCTTCTCGCCCTCCCACCAAGCCATGCTGGGCCCCTTCGGGGAGCTGCTGACCGAGGCGGACCTGCATCAGCTGGAGAGGGCGGTGGAGAGCCTGCGGCTGCGGCGACGCGGCGAGGTGTACCAGGGCGAGCTGCGGCGCTTGGTGCGGGAGCTACGCGCCCTCCTGCCCGCCCCGCTGCTCAGCATCTCCGTCCGcagccccccgcccgcccccgggcagcccctgcccctctGGTGCGGCCGCCTGGCCGGCGCCGTCAGCAGCCTGGCCGCGCTGCTGGGCCACGCcgagggggtctgggggtcccGCGCTGTCGCCGCCGCCCCTGTCGCTGACCCCGCTCCCCTCGCCGCCGGCGTGCAGCCCCGGGAGCCGGCGGGCAGCCTGGCGCAGCGGGAGATCCGGCAGTGTGGAGTCTGCGTCCGCAGCTTGCGCGGCGCCTTCGAGCCCGCctggggggcggcgggggccgcgcCGGCCGGGGGTGGCGAGGCGGAGGCCGCCAGCGACTCGGGCATCAGCTGCGAGGAGGCGTTTTCTGACGGCGGCGGCACGGGGCCGGGGccagggccggggccggggccggtgTGCGGCAGCCTAAGGAAGGAACGGATCGTGATGCTCTTCCTGAGCCACTGGAGACGCTCCGCCTACgcgcccccccggcccgccgGGGACCCTCGGCAGACGGCGGGGAGTGGGGCGGCCCGCCTGGAGCGGCAGCGGGCGGCCATTCAGAGGCTCCTGGGCTCCTGGCGGGACGCCGTctgccgccgccccccgccgccgccccccgcccctgccctgctgtcaCCGGAGCAGTTcgtggcggcggcggggggcggcccAGCCGAGTACGAGAGTTTGTCGCTGGAGATGTTCATGCTGGGCTATTTCCGCAtcttggagcaggagctgcccccCGAGGAGCGCCGGGGCCGCCACCTGCTCTGCTTCGAGGTGTTCGAGCAGCTGGGCCGGCACGGCTGGCGGGCGGTGCGCGCCTTCCACCGCGCCGTCACCGACGAGATCGCGGCTGGGAGGCGCAGCTGGCGCGACGGCTTCGACGACATCAAGGCACGGTACTTCGGGTCCTCGCAGAGCCCGGCCCAGCGGCCGGGGGAGGccggggaggagggggaggagattTGCCGATACATCGATCGCAGCTTCGCCTtttggaaggagaaggaggcCGAGatcttcagcctggaggaatGA
- the FBXL12 gene encoding F-box/LRR-repeat protein 12 isoform X1: MAEAARPPLPDSVLLQVLALLPLRDRLRAARVCRRWQQLAQDRAVWTHVDLSPHRITRRTLWHLVRHRLPDSLCTLRVRGTPRSLGKQRLLSPALLAALRKHCPQLHRLCLTETDLRHVPYESIPSSVTTLELNLCDIPDAWFCVSPLVPPPQVQHLAIHSIPTFSDHHLLDISSQNHLKTLSLCGTYRITDMGIQAAAPHLEELERLILRHCIIGDAAMVFIGRHMKQLRYLEISNAYFLTNRGLVSIATLEHLETLCLDLYDLVSLGTVIALLQVLPRLNHLKLGGTCFEDEVLHKIQENFPHCAISHTP, translated from the exons ATGGCGGAGGCGGCGCGGCCGCCCCTGCCCGACtcggtgctgctgcaggtcctGGCGCTGCTGCCGCTGCGGGACCGGCTGCGAGCGGCCAG GGTCTGCCGGCGGTGGCAACAGCTGGCGCAGGACCGAGCGGTCTGGACACATGTGGATCTGAGCCCTCACCGG ATCACCCGCCGCACCCTGTGGCACCTGGTCCGCCACCGCCTCCCTGACAGCCTGTGCACCCTGCGGGTGCGGGGCACGCCCCGCTCCCTCGGCAAGCAGCGGCTCCTCTCCCCGGCACTGCTGGCTGCCCTCCGCAAGCACTGTCCCCAGCTCCATCGCCTGTGCCTGACCGAGACAGACCTCCGCCACGTCCCTTACGAGAGCATCCCCTCTTCTGTCACCACACTGGAGCTGAACCTCTGCGACATTCCCGATGCCTGGTTCTGCGTCTCCCCTTTGGTGCCACCACCACAGGTACAACACCTTGCTATCCACAGCATTCCCACCTTTTCTGACCATCATCTTCTTGACATTTCCTCACAGAACCACCTGAAGACACTGAGCCTTTGTGGCACCTACCGCATCACTGATATGGGGatccaagcagcagctccacaccTGGAAGAGCTGGAACGCCTGATTCTCCGCCACTGCATCATCGGGGATGCTGCCATGGTATTCATTGGGCGCCACATGAAGCAGCTCCGCTACCTGGAGATCAGCAATGCCTACTTCCTGACAAACAGGGGGCTGGTTTCTATTGCAACACTGGAGCACCTGGAGACCCTGTGCCTCGACCTCTATGATTTGGTCTCCCTTGGTACTGTTATTGCTTTGTTGCAAGTGCTGCCTCGCCTGAACCACCTCAAATTAGGCGGAACTTGCTTTGAAGATGAAGTCCTCCATaaaattcaggagaattttCCACATTGCGCCATATCTCACACTCCTTGA
- the ESPNL gene encoding espin-like protein isoform X1 encodes MPAHHSREREGRPGVWEVRRRVGGHEVALVSALGCRGVAVHPWGKGARRDSSASSLKEADPPVGLPRGGFPARTGVMCRVTPQPVMPGGPWGCWGPRPLAALPQEEARVSVPRSCSARRMDPSRSVPAELKFRKPSQRARIPAPFLAHPDGVAGPAGPPGSDPAEADVDSLVPTHDERGRLIPEWKRQVMVRRLRARLWDEAAGGQDAAAWSFSPSHQAMLGPFGELLTEADLHQLERAVESLRLRRRGEVYQGELRRLVRELRALLPAPLLSISVRSPPPAPGQPLPLWCGRLAGAVSSLAALLGHAEGVWGSRAVAAAPVADPAPLAAGVQPREPAGSLAQREIRQCGVCVRSLRGAFEPAWGAAGAAPAGGGEAEAASDSGISCEEAFSDGGGTGPGPGPGPGPVCGSLRKERIVMLFLSHWRRSAYAPPRPAGDPRQTAGSGAARLERQRAAIQRLLGSWRDAVCRRPPPPPPAPALLSPEQFVAAAGGGPAEYESLSLEMFMLGYFRILEQELPPEERRGRHLLCFEVFEQLGRHGWRAVRAFHRAVTDEIAAGRRSWRDGFDDIKARYFGSSQSPAQRPGEAGEEGEEICRYIDRSFAFWKEKEAEIFSLEE; translated from the exons ATGCCAGCCCATCACTCCAGAGAGAGGGAGGGCAGGCCGGGGGTATGGGAAGTCCGGAGAAGGGTTGGTGGCCATGAGGTGGCCCTGGTCTCGGCCCTTGGCTGCAGGGGTGTTGCAGTGCATCCCTGGGGGAAAGGGGCCCGCAGGGACTCCTCAGCTTCTTCTCTGAAGGAAGCAGACCCACCTGTGGGTCTCCCCCGGGGAGGGTTCCCTGCAAGAACTGGGGTGATGTGTCGAGTCACCCCTCAGCCGGTCATGCCTGGGGGACCCTGGGGATGTTGGGGCCCACGTCCCCTTGCTGCCCTCCCGCAGGAGGAGGCTCGTGTCTCTGTCCCCCGCAGCTGCTCGGCCCGGcggatggaccccagcaggtcGGTGCCGGCGGAGCTGAAGTTCCGCAAGCCCTCTCAGCGGGCCAGGATCCCGGCGCCCTTCCTCGCCCACCCG GACGGGGTGGCTGGGCCGGCGGGACCCCCCGGGTCGGACCCCGCGGAGGCGGACGTGGACTCCCTTGTGCCCACGCACGACGAGCGGGGCCGGCTCATCCCCGAGTGGAAGCGGCAGGTGATGGTGCGGCGGCTGCGGGCCCGGCTGTGGGACGAGGCGGCGGGAGGGCAG GATGCAGCCGCCTGGAGCTTCTCGCCCTCCCACCAAGCCATGCTGGGCCCCTTCGGGGAGCTGCTGACCGAGGCGGACCTGCATCAGCTGGAGAGGGCGGTGGAGAGCCTGCGGCTGCGGCGACGCGGCGAGGTGTACCAGGGCGAGCTGCGGCGCTTGGTGCGGGAGCTACGCGCCCTCCTGCCCGCCCCGCTGCTCAGCATCTCCGTCCGcagccccccgcccgcccccgggcagcccctgcccctctGGTGCGGCCGCCTGGCCGGCGCCGTCAGCAGCCTGGCCGCGCTGCTGGGCCACGCcgagggggtctgggggtcccGCGCTGTCGCCGCCGCCCCTGTCGCTGACCCCGCTCCCCTCGCCGCCGGCGTGCAGCCCCGGGAGCCGGCGGGCAGCCTGGCGCAGCGGGAGATCCGGCAGTGTGGAGTCTGCGTCCGCAGCTTGCGCGGCGCCTTCGAGCCCGCctggggggcggcgggggccgcgcCGGCCGGGGGTGGCGAGGCGGAGGCCGCCAGCGACTCGGGCATCAGCTGCGAGGAGGCGTTTTCTGACGGCGGCGGCACGGGGCCGGGGccagggccggggccggggccggtgTGCGGCAGCCTAAGGAAGGAACGGATCGTGATGCTCTTCCTGAGCCACTGGAGACGCTCCGCCTACgcgcccccccggcccgccgGGGACCCTCGGCAGACGGCGGGGAGTGGGGCGGCCCGCCTGGAGCGGCAGCGGGCGGCCATTCAGAGGCTCCTGGGCTCCTGGCGGGACGCCGTctgccgccgccccccgccgccgccccccgcccctgccctgctgtcaCCGGAGCAGTTcgtggcggcggcggggggcggcccAGCCGAGTACGAGAGTTTGTCGCTGGAGATGTTCATGCTGGGCTATTTCCGCAtcttggagcaggagctgcccccCGAGGAGCGCCGGGGCCGCCACCTGCTCTGCTTCGAGGTGTTCGAGCAGCTGGGCCGGCACGGCTGGCGGGCGGTGCGCGCCTTCCACCGCGCCGTCACCGACGAGATCGCGGCTGGGAGGCGCAGCTGGCGCGACGGCTTCGACGACATCAAGGCACGGTACTTCGGGTCCTCGCAGAGCCCGGCCCAGCGGCCGGGGGAGGccggggaggagggggaggagattTGCCGATACATCGATCGCAGCTTCGCCTtttggaaggagaaggaggcCGAGatcttcagcctggaggaatGA
- the ESPNL gene encoding espin-like protein isoform X3 produces the protein MPAHHSREREGRPGVWEVRRRVGGHEVALVSALGCRGVAVHPWGKGARRDSSASSLKEADPPVGLPRGGFPARTGVMCRVTPQPVMPGGPWGCWGPRPLAALPQEEARVSVPRSCSARRMDPSRSVPAELKFRKPSQRARIPAPFLAHPDGVAGPAGPPGSDPAEADVDSLVPTHDERGRLIPEWKRQVMVRRLRARLWDEAAGGQVGGARGGEGDAAAWSFSPSHQAMLGPFGELLTEADLHQLERAVESLRLRRRGEVYQGELRRLVRELRALLPAPLLSISVRSPPPAPGQPLPLWCGRLAGAVSSLAALLGHAEGVWGSRAVAAAPVADPAPLAAGVQPREPAGSLAQREIRQCGVCVRSLRGAFEPAWGAAGAAPAGGGEAEAASDSGISCEEAFSDGGGTGPGPGPGPGPVCGSLRKERIVMLFLSHWRRSAYAPPRPAGDPRQTAGSGAARLERQRAAIQRLLGSWRDAVCRRPPPPPPAPALLSPEQFVAAAGGGPAEYESLSLEMFMLGYFRILEQELPPEERRGRHLLCFEVFEQLGRHGWRAVRAFHRAVTDEIAAGRRSWRDGFDDIKARYFGSSQSPAQRPGEAGEEGEEICRYIDRSFAFWKEKEAEIFSLEE, from the exons ATGCCAGCCCATCACTCCAGAGAGAGGGAGGGCAGGCCGGGGGTATGGGAAGTCCGGAGAAGGGTTGGTGGCCATGAGGTGGCCCTGGTCTCGGCCCTTGGCTGCAGGGGTGTTGCAGTGCATCCCTGGGGGAAAGGGGCCCGCAGGGACTCCTCAGCTTCTTCTCTGAAGGAAGCAGACCCACCTGTGGGTCTCCCCCGGGGAGGGTTCCCTGCAAGAACTGGGGTGATGTGTCGAGTCACCCCTCAGCCGGTCATGCCTGGGGGACCCTGGGGATGTTGGGGCCCACGTCCCCTTGCTGCCCTCCCGCAGGAGGAGGCTCGTGTCTCTGTCCCCCGCAGCTGCTCGGCCCGGcggatggaccccagcaggtcGGTGCCGGCGGAGCTGAAGTTCCGCAAGCCCTCTCAGCGGGCCAGGATCCCGGCGCCCTTCCTCGCCCACCCG GACGGGGTGGCTGGGCCGGCGGGACCCCCCGGGTCGGACCCCGCGGAGGCGGACGTGGACTCCCTTGTGCCCACGCACGACGAGCGGGGCCGGCTCATCCCCGAGTGGAAGCGGCAGGTGATGGTGCGGCGGCTGCGGGCCCGGCTGTGGGACGAGGCGGCGGGAGGGCAGGTAGgaggggcgcggggcggggagggg GATGCAGCCGCCTGGAGCTTCTCGCCCTCCCACCAAGCCATGCTGGGCCCCTTCGGGGAGCTGCTGACCGAGGCGGACCTGCATCAGCTGGAGAGGGCGGTGGAGAGCCTGCGGCTGCGGCGACGCGGCGAGGTGTACCAGGGCGAGCTGCGGCGCTTGGTGCGGGAGCTACGCGCCCTCCTGCCCGCCCCGCTGCTCAGCATCTCCGTCCGcagccccccgcccgcccccgggcagcccctgcccctctGGTGCGGCCGCCTGGCCGGCGCCGTCAGCAGCCTGGCCGCGCTGCTGGGCCACGCcgagggggtctgggggtcccGCGCTGTCGCCGCCGCCCCTGTCGCTGACCCCGCTCCCCTCGCCGCCGGCGTGCAGCCCCGGGAGCCGGCGGGCAGCCTGGCGCAGCGGGAGATCCGGCAGTGTGGAGTCTGCGTCCGCAGCTTGCGCGGCGCCTTCGAGCCCGCctggggggcggcgggggccgcgcCGGCCGGGGGTGGCGAGGCGGAGGCCGCCAGCGACTCGGGCATCAGCTGCGAGGAGGCGTTTTCTGACGGCGGCGGCACGGGGCCGGGGccagggccggggccggggccggtgTGCGGCAGCCTAAGGAAGGAACGGATCGTGATGCTCTTCCTGAGCCACTGGAGACGCTCCGCCTACgcgcccccccggcccgccgGGGACCCTCGGCAGACGGCGGGGAGTGGGGCGGCCCGCCTGGAGCGGCAGCGGGCGGCCATTCAGAGGCTCCTGGGCTCCTGGCGGGACGCCGTctgccgccgccccccgccgccgccccccgcccctgccctgctgtcaCCGGAGCAGTTcgtggcggcggcggggggcggcccAGCCGAGTACGAGAGTTTGTCGCTGGAGATGTTCATGCTGGGCTATTTCCGCAtcttggagcaggagctgcccccCGAGGAGCGCCGGGGCCGCCACCTGCTCTGCTTCGAGGTGTTCGAGCAGCTGGGCCGGCACGGCTGGCGGGCGGTGCGCGCCTTCCACCGCGCCGTCACCGACGAGATCGCGGCTGGGAGGCGCAGCTGGCGCGACGGCTTCGACGACATCAAGGCACGGTACTTCGGGTCCTCGCAGAGCCCGGCCCAGCGGCCGGGGGAGGccggggaggagggggaggagattTGCCGATACATCGATCGCAGCTTCGCCTtttggaaggagaaggaggcCGAGatcttcagcctggaggaatGA
- the FBXL12 gene encoding F-box/LRR-repeat protein 12 isoform X2 yields MAEAARPPLPDSVLLQVLALLPLRDRLRAARVCRRWQQLAQDRAVWTHVDLSPHRITRRTLWHLVRHRLPDSLCTLRVRGTPRSLGKQRLLSPALLAALRKHCPQLHRLCLTETDLRHVPYESIPSSVTTLELNLCDIPDAWFCVSPLVPPPQNHLKTLSLCGTYRITDMGIQAAAPHLEELERLILRHCIIGDAAMVFIGRHMKQLRYLEISNAYFLTNRGLVSIATLEHLETLCLDLYDLVSLGTVIALLQVLPRLNHLKLGGTCFEDEVLHKIQENFPHCAISHTP; encoded by the exons ATGGCGGAGGCGGCGCGGCCGCCCCTGCCCGACtcggtgctgctgcaggtcctGGCGCTGCTGCCGCTGCGGGACCGGCTGCGAGCGGCCAG GGTCTGCCGGCGGTGGCAACAGCTGGCGCAGGACCGAGCGGTCTGGACACATGTGGATCTGAGCCCTCACCGG ATCACCCGCCGCACCCTGTGGCACCTGGTCCGCCACCGCCTCCCTGACAGCCTGTGCACCCTGCGGGTGCGGGGCACGCCCCGCTCCCTCGGCAAGCAGCGGCTCCTCTCCCCGGCACTGCTGGCTGCCCTCCGCAAGCACTGTCCCCAGCTCCATCGCCTGTGCCTGACCGAGACAGACCTCCGCCACGTCCCTTACGAGAGCATCCCCTCTTCTGTCACCACACTGGAGCTGAACCTCTGCGACATTCCCGATGCCTGGTTCTGCGTCTCCCCTTTGGTGCCACCACCACAG AACCACCTGAAGACACTGAGCCTTTGTGGCACCTACCGCATCACTGATATGGGGatccaagcagcagctccacaccTGGAAGAGCTGGAACGCCTGATTCTCCGCCACTGCATCATCGGGGATGCTGCCATGGTATTCATTGGGCGCCACATGAAGCAGCTCCGCTACCTGGAGATCAGCAATGCCTACTTCCTGACAAACAGGGGGCTGGTTTCTATTGCAACACTGGAGCACCTGGAGACCCTGTGCCTCGACCTCTATGATTTGGTCTCCCTTGGTACTGTTATTGCTTTGTTGCAAGTGCTGCCTCGCCTGAACCACCTCAAATTAGGCGGAACTTGCTTTGAAGATGAAGTCCTCCATaaaattcaggagaattttCCACATTGCGCCATATCTCACACTCCTTGA
- the KLHL30 gene encoding kelch-like protein 30 isoform X1, with protein sequence MGGGDGSARAVPLRAGSGVQVLPKNSLWPPVPANPVSRGVSLPSAGTVTTSLPRAGRGCGALGNPRLALLGCCLPGPAAILSTMVRNVDDFDFCLPSHAQGVLEGLQQLRTNPKLADVTLVVGGQEFPCHRGVLALCSHYFYAMFSGDFAESIAARVELKEVDPSALEMLLNFAYTGKVTINQGNVEGLMRTSSQLHFPAIQKVCSRYLRQQMDATNCLGICEFGESHGCPEVSSKAWSFLQENFEAVSLQEEFLQLSKERLATYLSNDQLQVQEERSLVEAVLRWVRHDPGPRAQFLPELLELTHLVSLPDQYLQNLLATEPLVRDSDAIKALVARSCTMGQSNTGAPKNAPTPPQKLEEVLVVVGGRVLEDGEDEGRELEMPAASRNFAFYNPKSKRWMALPDFPDYNKWGFSLVTLNNDVYVTGGSRGSQNDTWSTTQAWCFCPRDGLWKPIASMLRARTNHTSAVLNGEIYVIGGTTVDVVEVERYDPYNKSWCAISPALKYVSNFAAASCSGKLYLVGSCAVKYNALTLQCYNPVQDLWSVITSPFIPKYLSAPRCATLRGLIYLIGDNTKKVYVYNPEANIWQKVQLLHVLHENGGMVALGDRLFVTGGHWKGMDGDYRVEMEVYDCAKDLWTREGSLPCLWLFHSSSSIFMDTSKWTEAFQSDHGW encoded by the exons ATGGGCGGTGGCGACGGCTCTGCCCGTGCGGTGCCTTTAAGAGCAGGGAGCGGTGTCCAGGTGCTGCCTAAAAATAGCCTGTGGCCCCCTGTCCCGGCTAATCCCGTGTCGCGCGGCGTGTCCCTGCCCAGCGCCGGGACGGTGACCACTTCCCTCCCGCGGGCCGGCCGGGGCTGTGGAGCGCTG GGAAACCCTCGCCTCGCTCTGCTCGGGTGCTGCCTGCCAGGCCCCGCGGCCATCCTCAGCACCATGGTGAGGAATGTGGACGACTTTGACTTCTGCCTGCCTTCACACGCCCAGGGCgtgctggaggggctgcagcagctgcgcACCAACCCTAAACTGGCCGATGTGACACTGGTGGTGGGTGGGCAGGAGTTCCCTTGCCACCGTGGCGTCCTGGCCCTCTGCAGCCATTACTTCTATGCCATGTTCTCTGGAGACTTTGCCGAGAGCATCGCGGCGCGGGTGGAGCTGAAGGAGGTAGATCCCAGTGCACTGGAGATGCTGCTCAACTTCGCCTACACAGGGAAGGTCACCATCAACCAGGGCAACGTGGAAGGGCTGATGCGGAcctccagccagctccactTCCCTGCTATCCAGAAGGTCTGCAGCCGCTACCTCCGGCAGCAGATGGACGCCACCAACTGCCTAGGTATCTGTGAGTTCGGTGAGAGCCACGGCTGCCCTGAGGTCTCCTCCAAGGCTTGGTCTTTCTTGCAGGAGAACTTTGAAGCCGTCTCTCTGCAGGAGGAGTTCCTCCAGCTCTCCAAGGAGAGGTTGGCCACCTACCTCTCCAATGACCAGCTGCAGGTGCAGGAGGAACGTAGCCTGGTCGAGGCTGTGCTACGCTGGGTACGCCACGACCCAGGGCCCCGAGCTCAGTTCCTGCCCGAGCTGCTGGAGCTGACCCACCTGGTCTCGCTGCCTGACCAGTACCTGCAGAACCTACTTGCCACTGAGCCCCTTGTGCGTGACTCAGATGCCATTAAGGCCCTCGTCGCTCGATCCTGCACCATG GGGCAGAGCAACACTGGTGCCCCGAAGAACGCCCCAACCCCACCACAGAAGCTGGAGGAGGTGCTGGTGGTGGTTGGCGGCCGTGTGCTGGAGGATGGTGAAGAtgaggggagggagctggagatGCCAGCTGCCTCCAGGAACTTTGCCTTCTACAACCCCAAAAGTA AGCGATGGATGGCTCTGCCCGACTTCCCTGATTACAACAAATGGGGCTTTTCCCTGGTGACTCTGAACAACgatgtgtatgtcacag GCGGCTCCCGGGGGTCCCAGAATGATACGTGGTCAACGACCCAGGCATGGTGCTTCTGCCCCAGGGACGGCCTCTGGAAGCCCATCGCTTCCATGCTGAGAGCCCGGACAAACCACACCAGTGCTGTCCTCAATGGTGAGATCTACGTCATTGGGG GGACGACGGTGGACGTGGTGGAGGTGGAGCGCTATGACCCCTACAACAAGAGCTGGTGTGCCATCAGCCCAGCCCTCAAGTACGTGAGCAATTTTGCAGCCGCCAGCTGCTCGGGCAAGCTCTACCTGGTGGGCTCCTGTGCCGTCAAGTACAATGCGCTCACCCTGCAGTGCTACAACCCTGTCCAAG ATTTGTGGAGTGTGATCACATCCCCCTTCATCCCCAAGTACCTCTCGGCCCCACGCTGTGCCACCCTGCGCGGCCTCATCTACCTTATTGGGGACAACACCAAGAAGGTCTACGTGTACAACCCGGAGGCCAACATCTGGCAGAAG GTGCAGCTCCTGCATGTGCTCCATGAGAACGGTGGGATGGTGGCACTGGGCGACCGTCTCTTTGTCACTGGTGGCCACTGGAAGGGCATGGATGGGGACTACCGGGTAGAAATGGAGGTGTATGACTGCGCCAAGGATCTCTGGACACGGGagggctccctgccctgcctctggctcttccacagctcctcctccaTCTTCATGGACACCTCCAAGTGGACAGAGGCTTTCCAGAGTGACCATGGGTGGTAG